In the Triticum urartu cultivar G1812 unplaced genomic scaffold, Tu2.1 TuUngrouped_contig_4149, whole genome shotgun sequence genome, one interval contains:
- the LOC125527506 gene encoding uncharacterized protein LOC125527506 yields MSNKRRGHAGDGGEKRSRRLKHLYLVLDDWTKGYSIHKIQADSFDSNSDSDDQHSSAARHLPEPPTLRLECPVGTVPHPGMSFSALGTKIFTFMNQRCSLIYDTKTAAMTIGAHAPADMVCGFGITVVVDEMLYALSYHFRVKQHSFGVMSWGSTAPDVLQHPTEGWSWKTLPPPPPTFHRRVNSYALHPDGCTIFMSTANFMTAPSKGCMCTYSFNTKDSVWRWHGEWALPFTGQAHFDRELNAWVGLGWDGYISACQVASPSCHSTTPTLQLDCQTTKEKLFCKDRKPHMGASLTYMGTSKFCLVECVKREEVEEEQDLGDHDGCVLHITIFGLKFNHKGELRITDHRSTRSFIVSSHKDHFMPVAFWM; encoded by the coding sequence ATGTCTAATAAGCGCCGGGGACATGCCGGCGATGGTGGTGAAAAGAGGTCGCGGCGGCTCAAGCATCTGTACCTCGTGTTGGATGACTGGACCAAGGGGTACAGCATCCACAAGATCCAAGCCGACAGCTTCGACTCCAACTCTGACTCTGACGACCAGCACAGCAGCGCTGCCCGGCACCTCCCGGAGCCTCCGACCCTGCGGTTAGAGTGCCCGGTTGGCACTGTACCCCATCCCGGCATGTCGTTCTCTGCCTTGGGCACCAAGATCTTCACCTTCATGAACCAGCGATGCAGCCTCATCTACGACACCAAGACGGCCGCAATGACGATTGGCGCCCATGCCCCTGCTGACATGGTCTGTGGCTTCGGCATCACCGTGGTCGTTGATGAGATGCTCTATGCATTATCTTACCACTTCCGCGTGAAACAACACTCCTTTGGGGTCATGTCATGGGGGTCCACCGCCCCGGATGTGCTGCAACATCCAACCGAGGGCTGGTCCTGGAAGACTCTGCCGCCACCACCGCCAACGTTCCACCGCCGAGTCAACTCCTATGCACTACACCCGGATGGATGCACCATCTTCATGTCCACAGCTAACTTCATGACGGCACCTAGCAAAGGTTGCATGTGCACCTACTCATTCAACACCAAGGATTCTGTGTGGAGATGGCATGGGGAGTGGGCCTTGCCATTCACCGGCCAAGCTCACTTTGACAGGGAGCTCAACGCTTGGGTTGGCCTTGGGTGGGATGGCTACATCTCTGCTTGCCAAGTTGCCTCCCCCAGCTGCCACAGCACGACTCCAACGTTGCAGCTGGACTGCCAGACAACCAAGGAGAAGTTGTTCTGCAAGGACCGGAAGCCGCACATGGGAGCCTCTCTCACCTACATGGGCACGAGCAAGTTCTGCCTCGTCGAGTGCGTGAAACGGGAGGAAGTGGAGGAGGAACAGGATCTCGGAGACCATGATGGCTGTGTGCTCCATATCACCATATTTGGGCTCAAGTTCAATCACAAGGGAGAGCTGCGGATCACAGATCACCGCTCCACGCGCTCCTTCATAGTGTCTAGTCATAAAGATCACTTTATGCCTGTAGCATTTTGGATGTAG